A genomic region of Micromonospora sp. NBRC 110009 contains the following coding sequences:
- a CDS encoding S8 family peptidase, whose translation MKNLRRKTLAAASAVTLGVGLALTGGLAPAAAAGPDTSYLVLAPQGANTSKAAARVAAANGTVVATYDQIGVLVVRSTNPNFATQVAGAGVESVASTAGLGTALDEGETVEVSAADVASATGGPTNEPLYGQQWDMDMIHVPQAQAKNAGSSNVVVGVLDSGISSTHPDLATQIAKDKSTSCLGGVADTTEAAWNPTTSDHGTHVAGTIAAAVNGVGVTGIAPGVKVASVKVVNDDGYIYPEAAVCGFMWAATHGMRVTNNSYYIDPWELNCRNDVRQRPVWQAVQRAIRYSNSQGVLNVASAGNSNYDLAHKITDTGSPDDGTPEVRENLTSACMDLPAEAPGVVTVSAVGPTGAKSYYSSYGLGVVDVTAPGGDTRFRTQGVRSTLTDGILSTTFNTTTKTNGWGYKQGTSMSGPHATGVAALALSAHPDLAPGALAAFLEGTSVSMSCPAGVYNPVPLISAGPTAYNATCSGGQRTSFYGAGMVDAFNVVK comes from the coding sequence GTGAAGAACCTCCGTCGCAAGACGCTGGCCGCCGCGTCCGCCGTGACGCTCGGCGTCGGCCTCGCCCTCACCGGCGGGCTGGCTCCGGCGGCGGCCGCCGGACCGGACACCTCGTATCTGGTCCTCGCCCCGCAGGGCGCCAACACCAGCAAGGCCGCCGCCCGCGTGGCGGCCGCCAACGGCACCGTCGTGGCCACCTACGACCAGATCGGCGTGCTCGTCGTCCGCTCGACCAACCCGAACTTCGCCACCCAGGTGGCGGGGGCGGGCGTCGAGTCGGTGGCGTCCACCGCCGGCCTGGGCACCGCCCTCGACGAGGGCGAGACCGTGGAGGTCTCCGCGGCCGACGTCGCCAGCGCCACCGGCGGCCCGACCAACGAGCCCCTCTACGGGCAGCAGTGGGACATGGACATGATCCACGTCCCGCAGGCGCAGGCGAAGAACGCCGGTAGCTCGAACGTCGTCGTCGGCGTGCTGGACAGCGGCATCTCCAGCACCCACCCCGACCTGGCGACCCAGATCGCCAAGGACAAGAGCACGTCCTGCCTGGGCGGTGTCGCCGACACCACCGAGGCGGCGTGGAACCCGACCACCAGCGACCACGGCACCCACGTGGCCGGCACCATCGCCGCCGCCGTCAACGGCGTCGGCGTGACCGGCATCGCGCCGGGCGTCAAGGTCGCCTCCGTCAAGGTGGTCAACGACGACGGCTACATCTACCCGGAGGCTGCGGTCTGCGGGTTCATGTGGGCCGCCACGCACGGCATGCGGGTCACCAACAACAGCTACTACATCGACCCGTGGGAGCTGAACTGCCGCAACGACGTCCGCCAGCGTCCGGTGTGGCAGGCCGTGCAGCGCGCCATCCGTTACTCGAACAGCCAGGGCGTGCTCAACGTGGCGTCCGCGGGTAACTCCAACTACGACCTGGCCCACAAGATCACCGACACCGGCAGCCCGGACGACGGGACGCCGGAGGTGCGCGAGAACCTCACCAGCGCCTGCATGGACCTCCCCGCGGAGGCCCCGGGCGTGGTGACCGTCTCGGCGGTCGGTCCGACCGGCGCGAAGAGCTACTACTCCTCGTACGGTCTGGGCGTGGTGGATGTGACGGCCCCGGGTGGTGACACCCGGTTCCGTACCCAGGGCGTCCGGTCGACGCTGACCGACGGCATCCTGTCGACGACCTTCAACACCACCACCAAGACCAACGGGTGGGGTTACAAGCAGGGCACCTCGATGTCCGGCCCGCACGCCACCGGCGTCGCGGCGCTGGCGCTGTCGGCGCACCCCGACCTGGCTCCGGGCGCGCTGGCGGCGTTCCTGGAGGGCACCTCCGTGTCCATGTCCTGCCCGGCGGGCGTCTACAACCCGGTGCCGCTGATCTCGGCGGGCCCGACGGCCTACAACGCGACCTGCTCCGGCGGGCAGCGCACCTCGTTCTACGGCGCCGGCATGGTCGACGCGTTCAACGTGGTGAAGTAG
- a CDS encoding NAD(P)H-hydrate dehydratase produces the protein MPNPSDVITPALLRDWALPVPTGGKEARGTVLVVGGSRFTPGAVLLAGVAALRAGAGVLQLAAAESTAAALSIQVPEALVVGLAETADGAVRDDPGDLLGGLVAEADVVAVGPGLKNIDATRALLHLVLDAAGPATSLVLDAYALGALSHEPGLLVGSGRKVVLTPNLAEARHLLDREPGDDLDAAAAELARRYDAVVSLYGHIATPDGRGWREESGDAGLGTSGSGDVRAGLLAGLLSRGAEPAQAACWAAFAHAVSGQRLVPRYGRIGFLARELLDEIPYTLATV, from the coding sequence ATGCCGAACCCGTCTGATGTGATCACGCCCGCCCTGCTGCGCGACTGGGCGCTGCCCGTGCCGACCGGCGGCAAGGAGGCCCGGGGCACGGTGCTGGTGGTCGGCGGGTCCCGGTTCACCCCCGGCGCGGTGCTGCTCGCCGGGGTGGCCGCGCTACGCGCCGGCGCGGGCGTGCTGCAACTGGCCGCCGCCGAGTCCACCGCCGCCGCGCTCAGCATCCAGGTGCCCGAGGCGCTCGTCGTCGGCCTGGCCGAGACGGCCGACGGGGCGGTGCGGGACGACCCGGGCGACCTGCTCGGCGGCCTGGTCGCCGAGGCGGACGTGGTGGCGGTCGGCCCCGGGCTGAAGAACATCGACGCCACCCGCGCACTGCTGCACCTGGTCCTCGACGCGGCCGGGCCGGCGACCTCGCTGGTGCTCGACGCGTACGCCCTCGGCGCGCTCAGCCACGAGCCCGGCCTGTTGGTCGGTTCGGGCCGCAAGGTGGTGCTCACCCCCAACCTCGCCGAGGCCCGGCACCTGCTCGACCGCGAGCCCGGCGACGACCTGGACGCCGCGGCGGCCGAACTGGCCCGCCGGTACGACGCGGTGGTCTCCCTCTACGGCCACATCGCCACGCCGGACGGGCGGGGCTGGCGGGAGGAGAGCGGCGACGCCGGCCTGGGCACGTCGGGCAGCGGTGACGTCCGCGCCGGTCTCCTCGCCGGGCTGCTGTCCCGGGGCGCCGAGCCGGCCCAGGCCGCCTGCTGGGCCGCGTTCGCGCACGCGGTGAGCGGACAACGCCTGGTCCCCCGGTACGGCCGGATCGGCTTTCTCGCCCGTGAACTGCTCGACGAGATTCCCTACACGTTGGCCACCGTCTGA
- a CDS encoding histidine phosphatase family protein, producing MAELAALWIVRHGESTANVAAGTAEASGAELIELSHRDADVPLSPTGQEQARATGRWLAGLPEAHRPDVAVMSPYLRAVQTAELALAGTGIPVTRDERLRDRELGILDGLTAHGVRRRFPEEAARRTRLGKFYYRPPGGESWPDVALRLRALLGDLRRDHEGGRVLLFGHDALVFLFRYLVEGITEADLLALTRAHSIANCSVTGWSADAAGRLTLDVFNDVTHLRQEGARPTREDEVHAEPV from the coding sequence ATGGCGGAACTGGCAGCGCTGTGGATCGTGCGGCATGGCGAGAGCACGGCGAACGTGGCGGCCGGCACGGCCGAGGCGTCCGGCGCGGAGCTGATCGAGCTCAGCCACCGGGACGCGGACGTGCCGCTCTCCCCGACCGGGCAGGAGCAGGCCCGAGCCACCGGCCGCTGGCTGGCCGGGCTGCCCGAGGCGCACCGGCCGGACGTCGCGGTGATGTCGCCCTACCTGCGGGCGGTGCAGACCGCCGAGCTGGCGCTGGCCGGCACCGGCATCCCGGTCACCCGGGACGAGCGGCTGCGCGACCGGGAGCTCGGCATCCTCGACGGGCTGACCGCGCACGGGGTGCGGCGGCGGTTCCCGGAGGAAGCGGCGCGGCGAACCCGGCTCGGCAAGTTCTACTACCGGCCGCCGGGCGGCGAGTCCTGGCCGGACGTGGCGCTACGGCTGCGCGCGCTCCTCGGCGACCTGCGCCGGGACCATGAGGGCGGGCGGGTGCTGCTGTTCGGCCACGACGCACTGGTCTTCCTGTTCCGCTATCTGGTGGAGGGGATCACCGAGGCGGACCTGCTGGCGCTGACCCGGGCGCACTCGATCGCCAACTGCTCGGTCACCGGCTGGTCGGCCGACGCCGCCGGCCGGCTCACCCTCGACGTGTTCAACGACGTCACCCACCTCCGCCAGGAGGGCGCGCGACCCACCCGGGAGGACGAGGTCCATGCCGAACCCGTCTGA
- a CDS encoding FGGY-family carbohydrate kinase: MRRPEDDGVWVGLDLGTQSVRALAVTGTGVAVGMGSAPLTSNRDGNRHEQDPRQWWAAVSAAARAALADVPPASVRGVAVDATSGTVLLVDRTGEPVTPGVMYDDTRAAAEAERVNEVGAATWAALGYQRMQPAWALPKLLWLLRHHPRAAEAHRLAHQSDVINRRLVGHEVPTDLSNALKTGAHLVNGDWPAAVLDALGVPGELLPPLVRSGTRLGTVCADAAEQTGIPVGTPVIAGMTDGCAAQLGSGALRVGSWNSVLGTTLVLKGVAREPVHDPAGAVYSHRGPNDTWLPGGASSTGAGAVSRDFPDADLDALNRAAAFHEPATALCYPLVSTGERFPFVAPAARGFLLGEPTGEGDRFAAVLQGVAYLERLCFDYLHLLGAPLDGELVLTGGATRSGYWNQLRADVLGRPAVLPENAEPALGMAILAAAAGRDPVEVAAAMVRVRAIVEPRAGSHSRFAPGYLRLVEVLEQRGWLAPTAAAHARERTAQ; the protein is encoded by the coding sequence GTGAGGCGGCCGGAGGACGACGGCGTCTGGGTTGGACTCGATCTCGGTACGCAGAGCGTGCGGGCCCTGGCCGTCACCGGCACGGGTGTCGCCGTCGGCATGGGCAGCGCGCCGCTGACCAGCAACCGCGACGGCAACCGGCACGAGCAGGATCCGCGACAGTGGTGGGCCGCGGTGTCGGCCGCGGCGCGCGCCGCGCTGGCCGACGTGCCGCCGGCCAGCGTCCGGGGCGTCGCCGTCGACGCCACCTCCGGCACGGTGCTCCTGGTGGACCGGACCGGCGAGCCGGTGACCCCGGGCGTCATGTACGACGACACCCGCGCCGCCGCCGAGGCCGAGCGGGTGAACGAGGTCGGCGCGGCCACCTGGGCGGCGCTGGGCTATCAACGCATGCAGCCCGCCTGGGCGCTGCCGAAGCTGCTGTGGCTGCTGCGGCACCACCCCCGCGCGGCAGAGGCGCACCGGCTGGCGCACCAGAGCGATGTGATCAACCGCCGCCTGGTCGGGCACGAGGTGCCGACCGACCTGAGCAACGCGCTGAAGACCGGCGCCCACCTCGTCAACGGCGACTGGCCGGCCGCCGTCCTCGACGCCCTCGGCGTGCCCGGTGAGCTGCTGCCGCCGCTGGTCCGGTCCGGCACCCGCCTCGGCACGGTCTGCGCCGACGCCGCCGAGCAGACCGGCATCCCCGTCGGCACCCCCGTGATCGCTGGCATGACCGACGGGTGTGCGGCGCAGCTCGGGTCCGGCGCGTTGCGGGTCGGCAGCTGGAACTCCGTGCTCGGCACCACCCTGGTGCTCAAGGGAGTCGCCCGCGAGCCGGTCCACGACCCGGCCGGCGCGGTCTACTCGCACCGCGGCCCGAACGACACCTGGCTGCCCGGCGGCGCGTCGAGCACCGGGGCGGGCGCGGTCTCGCGCGACTTCCCGGACGCCGACCTCGACGCCCTCAACCGCGCGGCGGCGTTTCACGAGCCCGCGACCGCCCTCTGCTATCCGCTGGTCTCCACCGGCGAACGCTTCCCGTTCGTCGCCCCCGCGGCACGCGGCTTCCTGCTCGGCGAGCCGACCGGGGAGGGCGATCGGTTCGCGGCGGTGCTGCAGGGGGTCGCATACCTCGAGCGGCTCTGCTTCGACTACCTGCACCTGCTCGGTGCCCCGTTGGACGGCGAGCTCGTGCTGACCGGCGGCGCCACTCGCAGCGGCTACTGGAACCAGCTGCGCGCGGACGTCCTCGGTCGGCCGGCGGTGCTGCCGGAGAACGCCGAGCCCGCGCTCGGCATGGCGATCCTCGCGGCGGCGGCCGGCCGGGACCCGGTCGAGGTGGCGGCGGCCATGGTGCGGGTACGGGCGATCGTCGAGCCGCGCGCGGGCTCGCACAGCCGGTTCGCGCCGGGATATCTGCGGCTGGTCGAGGTGCTCGAGCAACGGGGCTGGCTGGCACCGACTGCGGCCGCACACGCACGGGAAAGGACCGCCCAATGA
- a CDS encoding DNA polymerase domain-containing protein, with the protein MATKAAEEIRVGERLVRVSSPDKPYFPERGLTKLDVVRYFLAVGDGILRALRDRPTMLERWPRGVFEGAKIATRQDNRGDAFYQKRLPAGAPDWVRTVHITFPSGRTADEVAPSELAVVIWAANLGTLRFHPWPVSAGDVEHPDQLRIDLDPMPGVDFAQVVPVAHEVRAFLDELGLAGYPKTTGGRGIHVYLSIEPRWSFGECRRAVLALGREMQRRLPDLVTTTWWREQRDRPVFVDYNQMARDHTITSAYSIRPSPRALVSAPLDWSELDDARPEDFDVVSMPARFADRGDPHAGLDDRRFSLEPLLELADREGLEAPPER; encoded by the coding sequence GTGGCGACCAAGGCGGCCGAGGAGATCCGGGTGGGCGAGCGGCTGGTCCGCGTCTCCAGCCCCGACAAGCCGTACTTCCCGGAGCGCGGCCTGACCAAGCTGGACGTGGTGCGCTACTTCCTCGCCGTCGGCGACGGCATCCTGCGCGCGCTGCGCGACCGGCCGACCATGTTGGAGCGGTGGCCGCGTGGCGTGTTCGAGGGCGCGAAGATCGCCACCCGGCAGGACAACCGCGGCGACGCGTTCTACCAGAAGCGGCTGCCGGCCGGCGCCCCCGACTGGGTGCGCACGGTGCACATCACCTTTCCCAGTGGCCGGACCGCCGACGAGGTGGCCCCGAGCGAGCTGGCCGTGGTGATCTGGGCGGCGAACCTGGGCACGCTGCGGTTCCACCCGTGGCCGGTCTCGGCCGGCGACGTGGAGCACCCGGACCAGCTCCGGATCGACCTGGACCCGATGCCGGGGGTGGACTTCGCCCAGGTGGTCCCGGTCGCCCACGAGGTACGCGCGTTCCTGGACGAGCTGGGGCTGGCCGGCTACCCGAAGACCACCGGTGGCCGGGGCATCCACGTCTACCTGTCGATCGAACCCCGCTGGAGCTTCGGGGAGTGCCGGCGGGCGGTGCTGGCGCTGGGGCGGGAGATGCAGCGCCGGCTGCCCGACCTGGTGACCACCACCTGGTGGCGGGAGCAACGGGACCGGCCGGTCTTCGTCGACTACAACCAGATGGCCCGCGACCACACCATCACGTCGGCGTACTCGATCCGGCCCAGCCCGCGGGCGCTGGTCTCCGCGCCGCTGGACTGGTCGGAGCTGGACGACGCGCGGCCGGAGGACTTCGACGTGGTCAGCATGCCGGCGCGGTTCGCCGATCGGGGTGACCCGCACGCCGGCCTCGACGACCGCCGCTTCTCCCTGGAACCGTTGCTGGAGCTGGCCGACCGCGAGGGCTTGGAGGCCCCGCCGGAGCGCTGA
- a CDS encoding histidine phosphatase family protein gives MTTLVLVRHGETVWHAENRYAGVSDISLTTRGHEQAAQLAAWAATAGLSAVWTSTLSRAQLTAASCAEAAGTPLRVDERLRELDFGDGEGLTRAEMREQFPQALDAFHADPVADHLPGGEDPAHAAQRFTACLRDIAAQHPDGRVLVVAHTTAIRLALCQLLGVPLREYRRLFPFVRNCALTEIRLDDDGVAVLEFNAPIARPTG, from the coding sequence ATGACCACCCTCGTCCTCGTCCGCCACGGGGAGACCGTCTGGCACGCGGAGAACCGGTACGCCGGGGTCAGCGACATCTCGCTCACCACCCGCGGGCACGAGCAGGCCGCGCAGCTGGCGGCCTGGGCCGCGACGGCCGGGCTGTCCGCGGTCTGGACCTCCACCCTGAGCCGTGCCCAGCTCACCGCCGCGTCCTGCGCCGAGGCGGCCGGCACCCCGCTGCGGGTCGACGAACGGCTGCGGGAACTCGACTTCGGTGACGGCGAGGGGCTGACCCGCGCGGAGATGCGGGAGCAGTTCCCGCAGGCGTTGGACGCCTTCCACGCCGATCCGGTCGCGGACCACCTGCCCGGCGGGGAGGACCCGGCCCACGCCGCGCAGCGGTTCACCGCGTGCCTGCGCGACATCGCCGCCCAGCACCCCGACGGTCGGGTTCTCGTGGTCGCGCACACGACCGCCATCCGGCTGGCCCTGTGCCAGCTGCTCGGGGTGCCGCTGCGGGAGTATCGCCGGCTGTTCCCGTTCGTCCGCAACTGCGCCCTCACCGAGATCCGGCTGGACGACGACGGGGTCGCCGTCCTCGAGTTCAACGCCCCGATCGCCCGGCCGACGGGCTGA
- a CDS encoding hemerythrin domain-containing protein, whose amino-acid sequence MSTDAIVLLKEDHKEVRRLFKAFQDAEEGPASERQKLVKQILEALTVHTYLENEVMYPEVRKLVPDIEDDILESYEEHHVADVLCFELSTMDPDDERFNAKTTVLIENVLHHVEEEEQEWFPKVREALGRNQLQEIGQRMIDLRPKAPKTPAAPKALKKSLDAVVA is encoded by the coding sequence GTGTCCACCGACGCGATCGTGCTGCTCAAAGAGGACCACAAGGAGGTCCGCCGCCTGTTCAAGGCATTCCAGGACGCCGAGGAGGGGCCGGCGAGCGAGCGGCAGAAGCTGGTCAAGCAGATCCTCGAGGCGCTGACCGTGCACACCTACCTCGAGAACGAGGTCATGTACCCGGAGGTCCGCAAGCTGGTGCCGGACATCGAGGACGACATCCTGGAGTCGTACGAGGAGCACCACGTCGCGGACGTGCTCTGCTTCGAGCTGTCGACCATGGACCCCGACGACGAGCGGTTCAACGCCAAGACGACGGTGCTGATCGAGAACGTGCTGCACCACGTCGAGGAGGAGGAGCAGGAGTGGTTCCCCAAGGTCCGCGAGGCGCTCGGCCGTAACCAGCTCCAGGAGATCGGCCAGCGCATGATCGACCTGCGTCCGAAGGCGCCGAAGACGCCGGCCGCGCCGAAGGCGCTGAAGAAGTCGCTGGACGCGGTCGTCGCCTGA
- a CDS encoding 2-hydroxyacid dehydrogenase, with protein MSVRLLAAGDHFVLNRLLVDAVRAEVPDGLDISELTLPWPVEPFGPVAEVHEASGTEDELIEALRGVRVCVTQMAPITRKVLEAAPDLELVCVSRGGPVNVNLDAATERGVSVCSAPGRNAAATAEHTIAMILAAVRRIAPTHQDLLNGVWRGDYYRYDSVGPELGGSTVGLVGFGAIGSRVARILHAFGARVLVHDPYVTADQVAGVAELTSLDDLLLRSRVVSLHARLTPETTGMMGAAQLAAMPAGSVIVNCARGALLDYDAVCDALDAGHLFGAAFDVFPAEPIPAGSRLLTTPNIVLTPHLAGASKETAANAARIVAGEVGRYLRGEPLRCCANPQVRG; from the coding sequence ATGAGCGTCCGCCTGCTCGCCGCCGGCGACCATTTCGTCCTCAACCGTCTGCTCGTCGACGCCGTACGCGCCGAGGTCCCCGACGGTCTCGACATCAGCGAGCTGACGCTGCCTTGGCCGGTCGAGCCGTTCGGACCGGTGGCGGAGGTGCACGAGGCGTCCGGCACCGAGGACGAGCTGATCGAGGCGCTGCGCGGGGTGCGGGTCTGCGTGACGCAGATGGCACCGATCACCCGGAAGGTGCTCGAGGCCGCACCGGACCTTGAGCTGGTCTGCGTCAGCCGCGGCGGGCCGGTGAACGTCAACCTCGACGCGGCGACCGAGCGGGGCGTGTCCGTCTGCTCCGCGCCGGGCCGCAACGCGGCCGCCACGGCCGAACACACCATCGCCATGATCCTCGCGGCCGTCCGCCGGATCGCGCCGACCCACCAGGACCTCCTGAACGGGGTCTGGCGTGGCGACTACTATCGCTACGACAGCGTCGGGCCGGAGCTGGGCGGCAGCACGGTCGGGCTGGTCGGGTTCGGCGCGATCGGCAGCCGGGTCGCCCGCATCCTGCACGCGTTCGGCGCGCGGGTCCTGGTGCACGACCCGTACGTCACCGCCGACCAGGTCGCCGGGGTCGCCGAGTTGACCTCCCTGGACGACCTGCTGTTGCGGTCCCGGGTCGTCTCCCTGCACGCCCGCCTCACCCCTGAGACCACCGGGATGATGGGTGCCGCGCAACTGGCCGCGATGCCGGCGGGTTCGGTCATCGTCAACTGCGCCCGGGGCGCGCTGCTCGACTACGACGCTGTGTGCGACGCCCTCGACGCCGGGCACCTGTTCGGCGCGGCCTTCGACGTCTTTCCGGCGGAGCCGATCCCGGCCGGTTCCCGACTGCTCACCACGCCGAACATCGTGCTGACCCCACACCTGGCGGGGGCCAGCAAGGAGACCGCTGCGAACGCCGCCCGCATCGTCGCCGGAGAGGTGGGCCGTTACCTGCGCGGCGAGCCGCTCCGCTGCTGCGCCAACCCGCAGGTGCGGGGCTGA
- a CDS encoding FGGY-family carbohydrate kinase, which produces MTAICVDAGTTMIKAVGYDEKGREAVVVREPALVQRPRSGWVEQDMGQVRDAVFRAIRAVRIQLPGDVDFLALTAQGDGCWLVDAAGAPTGPAVLWNDGRAASVVRGWAEAGLLPEAFRRNGSVTFPGLPNAILSWLHTHDPDRLARSAAVLTCGGWLFAQLTGAVVMEESDASAPFVELRTGRYDRGLLDLFDLAWAERLLPPVARGARRVAPLRADAAADLGVPAGTPVVVAPYDIAATAIGAGAVRPGQACSILGTTLCTEVVTDDVSFGAEPLGATVALGVPGRHLRAMPTLTGTEVLTWACGLLGLDRPGELIDLAGQAPVGADGLMFLPYLSPAGERVPFVDPHARGMLFGLSVEHGRAHIARAIVEGLTLVIRDCLAASQVTPTELGVCGGGAANGAWSQLIADLVGVPVRRTADAEVGARGAFVVGKLATGAAATVEEAVAAHVLVRDSFAPDPVRTRRYADLLEEFVRLRRQAATMWPRLAALRGEGDR; this is translated from the coding sequence GTGACAGCCATCTGCGTCGACGCCGGCACGACGATGATCAAGGCCGTCGGTTACGACGAGAAAGGCCGGGAGGCGGTCGTGGTCCGGGAGCCGGCGCTCGTCCAGCGGCCGAGGTCCGGCTGGGTCGAGCAGGACATGGGCCAGGTCCGGGATGCGGTGTTCCGCGCGATCCGGGCCGTCCGCATCCAGCTTCCCGGTGACGTCGATTTCCTCGCGCTCACCGCGCAGGGCGACGGCTGCTGGCTGGTCGACGCGGCCGGAGCGCCGACCGGTCCGGCCGTGCTCTGGAACGACGGCCGGGCCGCGTCGGTGGTGCGGGGCTGGGCCGAGGCCGGCCTGCTCCCCGAGGCGTTCCGCCGCAACGGCTCGGTCACCTTCCCCGGCCTGCCCAACGCGATCCTCAGCTGGCTGCACACCCACGACCCGGATCGGTTGGCCCGCTCGGCGGCTGTCCTGACCTGCGGTGGCTGGCTCTTCGCCCAGCTCACCGGCGCGGTCGTGATGGAGGAGTCGGACGCCTCGGCGCCGTTCGTGGAGCTGCGCACCGGCCGGTACGACCGTGGCCTGCTCGACCTGTTCGACCTGGCGTGGGCGGAGCGGCTGCTGCCCCCGGTGGCCCGCGGCGCGCGGCGGGTCGCACCGCTGCGCGCGGACGCCGCCGCCGACCTGGGCGTGCCGGCGGGTACCCCGGTCGTGGTCGCCCCCTACGACATCGCGGCCACGGCGATCGGCGCGGGCGCGGTCCGCCCCGGCCAGGCGTGCAGCATCCTCGGCACCACGCTCTGCACCGAGGTGGTGACCGACGACGTGTCGTTCGGCGCCGAGCCGCTCGGGGCGACCGTCGCCCTCGGTGTGCCGGGCCGGCACCTGCGGGCCATGCCCACGCTGACCGGCACCGAGGTGTTGACCTGGGCGTGCGGGCTGCTCGGCCTGGACCGCCCCGGCGAGCTGATCGACCTGGCGGGCCAGGCGCCGGTAGGCGCGGACGGCCTGATGTTCCTGCCCTACCTGTCCCCGGCCGGCGAACGGGTGCCGTTCGTCGACCCGCACGCGAGGGGGATGCTGTTCGGTCTCTCCGTCGAACACGGGCGGGCGCACATCGCCCGTGCCATCGTCGAGGGGCTCACCCTGGTCATCCGCGACTGCCTGGCCGCCTCGCAGGTGACTCCGACGGAGCTGGGGGTCTGCGGCGGCGGCGCGGCGAACGGGGCCTGGTCGCAGCTCATCGCCGACCTGGTCGGCGTACCCGTGCGGCGTACCGCCGACGCCGAGGTCGGCGCCCGCGGCGCGTTCGTCGTCGGCAAGCTCGCCACCGGGGCCGCGGCCACGGTGGAGGAGGCGGTCGCGGCGCACGTGCTGGTCCGGGACTCGTTCGCGCCGGACCCGGTGCGGACGCGGCGCTACGCCGACCTGCTCGAAGAGTTCGTCCGCCTGCGCCGGCAGGCGGCGACGATGTGGCCGCGACTGGCGGCCCTGCGCGGAGAGGGGGACCGGTGA
- a CDS encoding glycine hydroxymethyltransferase, whose translation MSLNAESTAFRSALEVIRAVEPRVADAIGAELADQRESLKLIASENYASPATLLAMGNWFSDKYAEGTVGRRFYAGCQNVDTVEALAAEHARELFGAAHAYVQPHSGIDANLVAFWAILADRVESPALKKAQVRQVNELTEADWFALRRELGNQRMLGMSLDAGGHLTHGFRPNISGKMFDQRSYGTDPATGLIDYDRVAEAAREFKPLILVAGYSAYPRKVNFRIMREIADSVGATFMVDMAHFAGLVAGKVFTGDFDPVPHAHIVTTTTHKSLRGPRGGLVLCGPELADQVDRGCPMVLGGPLPHVMAAKAVALAEARRPDFADYAQRIVANAHALAEGLVRRGAKLVTGGTDNHLVLIDVSGYGLTGRQAEQALLDSGIVTNRNAVPQDPNGAWYTSGIRIGTPALTTRGLGTAEMDVTAELIHTVLSQTTPGESKAKYVLDPALANKVNKHASELLAGFPLYPAVDLG comes from the coding sequence ATGTCGCTGAACGCCGAATCCACCGCCTTCCGCAGCGCGCTGGAGGTGATCCGCGCCGTCGAACCGCGGGTGGCGGACGCCATCGGGGCGGAACTGGCCGACCAGCGCGAGTCGCTCAAGCTCATCGCCAGCGAGAACTACGCCTCCCCGGCCACCCTGCTGGCCATGGGCAACTGGTTCAGCGACAAGTACGCCGAGGGCACCGTCGGCCGCCGCTTCTACGCCGGCTGCCAGAACGTCGACACCGTCGAGGCACTCGCCGCCGAGCACGCCCGGGAGCTGTTCGGCGCCGCCCACGCGTACGTGCAGCCGCACTCGGGCATCGACGCCAACCTGGTCGCCTTCTGGGCGATCCTGGCCGACCGGGTGGAGTCCCCGGCACTGAAGAAGGCCCAGGTTCGCCAGGTCAACGAGCTCACCGAGGCGGACTGGTTCGCGCTCCGCCGCGAGCTGGGCAACCAGCGGATGCTGGGCATGTCGCTGGACGCCGGCGGCCACCTCACCCACGGCTTCCGGCCGAACATCTCCGGAAAGATGTTCGACCAGCGCAGCTACGGCACCGACCCGGCGACCGGCCTGATCGACTACGACCGGGTCGCCGAGGCGGCTCGCGAGTTCAAGCCGCTGATCCTGGTCGCCGGCTACTCGGCGTACCCCCGGAAGGTCAACTTCCGGATCATGCGGGAGATCGCCGACTCGGTCGGCGCCACCTTCATGGTCGACATGGCGCACTTCGCCGGCCTGGTCGCCGGGAAGGTCTTCACCGGCGACTTCGACCCGGTGCCGCACGCGCACATCGTCACCACCACCACCCACAAGTCGCTGCGCGGCCCGCGCGGCGGCCTGGTGCTCTGCGGCCCGGAGCTGGCCGACCAGGTCGACCGGGGCTGCCCGATGGTGCTCGGCGGCCCGCTGCCGCACGTGATGGCGGCCAAGGCGGTCGCCCTCGCGGAGGCCCGCCGCCCCGACTTCGCCGACTACGCGCAGCGCATCGTCGCCAACGCCCACGCGCTCGCCGAGGGGCTGGTGCGCCGGGGCGCGAAGCTGGTCACCGGCGGCACCGACAACCACCTGGTGCTGATCGACGTCTCCGGGTACGGCCTGACCGGCCGGCAGGCGGAGCAGGCGCTGCTCGACTCGGGCATCGTGACCAACCGCAACGCCGTCCCGCAGGACCCGAACGGCGCCTGGTACACCTCCGGCATCCGGATCGGCACCCCGGCGCTGACCACCCGGGGCCTCGGCACCGCGGAGATGGACGTCACCGCCGAGCTGATCCACACCGTGCTCAGCCAGACCACCCCCGGCGAGTCCAAGGCGAAGTACGTGCTCGACCCGGCCCTGGCCAACAAGGTGAACAAGCACGCCAGCGAGCTGCTGGCCGGCTTCCCCCTCTACCCCGCCGTCGACCTCGGCTGA